The window GGCGCGGGTATTTTTCAAGCCGTCAGCGCCGCAAGGTCAATGGCCGGATGTTCATAAAAATCAGTATCATTTAACGCCAAGCTTGCGCGTCAGCATAACTTCGCCGACGCCGAGGCGCAAGGCTTTGGCAATGTCTACGTCGTCATAGCCGCTGGCCGCCAAGCGCAATATTTGTTTGCGCCGGAATTTCGGCTCCGCGCCGGCCATATCAAAGTCCGGCGCGCCATTTTGGGCAATGCCCTTTATACTGCTTTCCCTTTCTGTCGGCGGCGCCCCGTTTTCATCTGGCGTCCGCGCGGCGAAAGATGCTTTTGCGGCGGGCGGCGTGGACATTCTGTCGTGGTTTTTGCGCGGCCTTTGGTTTGTTGCGTCAAGTTCGTCGTCAAGATGCAGCGCCGTTTTATAGTTCGCCTTGATAAGATGTTCGGCAAAAGAAGGCTGCCCGGCCATTTTCGTTTCCGTCCGCTCCGTTTCTTTGTCGGCGGCATTTTTTCCCAGTTCGCTCATCGCTATTTTGTATAATTTTTCTTCCGCTATCTTGTTTCTGATCTTTAATTCGTCGATTGCCTCTTCCGCCTGCGCCAGAAGCTGCGCCAAGTCGCCGCTGGCGCCGGATATCCTGTCGACGGCGTCATTGGCCGTCGCTTCGATTTTTTTCTCAAACGTTCTCACCTGCTCTTCAAAATCAAGCGAAAACAGGCGTGAAAGCATGCGGCGCTTGCACACCAAAAAGAACAAAAGCGACAATAACACGAGGACAGTTATCACGCCTGAATACAGTTTAAACACTTCCTTATGAAATTATATCCAGATTCTTGCCGACCAGCGGATCCAAGCTTACTTTAGCTTTTTTTCCCCCGCCGTCCGGCGCTTCGTTGTCTTTGTCCGTCGGCGCTCGCTCGGGCGACTTTAAAGAGTTTTTCTTTTTTTTGCCTTCTTTTTGTTCTTTTTCTTTGTCCCGGTTTACCTTGCTAAACTCGCCGCGCTGAGTTTCTTGCACTTGCTCCTGGCGCAATATGGCTTCTTTTTGCAGCTTCTCGGCAAACAGTTGCTGGCTGGCCGCCGCCTGGTCGTTCTGTACTGCCTGGAATTTGCCCACATCTGTGGTATGGGGCAAAATAACCTGCATATCTACCGGACGTATGCTCATAACATCACCCCCGCGTTTCATTTTGCCTAGTGCCGCGATATATAAGCTGACCTTTGCGCAGATTTTAGCGGCGCAAAATCACAGACGGAATTTTTTATTGATTGTAAGGGGCGAATTTCACTTCGTTGTCGTCCAAATAAAACAAGGAAAATTGCAGAATGTCCCTCACCGGGTAAACTACGTTGTTTATGATTAATTTCACGCCCGGGTAAACCAACCCGCTGCATTTTATCTTGCCGATGCTGAGTTTGGAAAAATCTTCCTCAATGCCAACAAGCCGCTCTTTCATTTCGTTGATGCTGCCCAAAAGCGAAAAATTCGCTTTGGTCATCTTCATATAAAGCTCCTGCCTGCTTTCCGGCACAACGGCGCTGTCGTCAGGCTTGATCAGCAGAAGCGACTTTTTTATGCTTTCCTGTTTGCTTAGCGTTTCCCGATAACTTTCTTTCAGCCGGACATATTCTTCTTTCAGCGCGGGGTTTATCCCCACTTCCACTATCGTCGGCGGCGCCATTTGCGTACCGATATTTTTTGAATCGACTTCCTCGCCGGCGGTTACGCGCCCGCCGGCAATCAGCCCTTTGCTGCCTGTAACAAGCACTTTCCGGCCGGAGCTTACCTTGCTGTGCAGGATCGTATCCGTTATTTTGATGTCGCCGCCGGCGTAAAGGACGGCGTTTTCAACGAATTTGGCGGTGATTGACTCTTCGGCTTTCACATAAGAATCGTTCGCGCTTTGTATGCCGTGCTTGACTTCAATTGTTTTGCCTTCCACCGTTCCGCCGAAAATGCTGCCGTTTATCCGGACGTTGCCCTGCGCTTTTACAAAAAAACCTTGCTGCACGTTGCCTTTTATCAATACGTTGCCGGGGAAGGTAATATTGCCGGTAGACAAATCTATGTCGCTCTTTATTTCAAGCACCGGCAAAACTTCCATCCGGTCTTTGTTTATCACTAAATGGCCGGCGGTTTTGGCAACAAACAAGTTGCCCTCCACCGCTATGTTCTTGCCCACGTTCATTTTCCGGTCTTTGCCTGCAACGCTTTTTAAAATCCTGCCTTTGACCGTGCTGCCGTCTTCGCCTTTTTTGAAGGGTATTTTTTCCGCGATTACCTCTCGTTCCGCCACGGCGGTAAACAAATCAAGATCTTTGTAGTCGACGCGGCCGCCGCTGATTGCTTTCGGTTTGCCCTTTTCATCGTTGACCTGCTGTTTGAAGATTATTTGCGCGTCATGCCCGTTGACAGAATCCTTGCCCACGGCTATGAGGAATTGTTTGCCCGGATTGGCGAGCGCCTGTTCCGCTGCTTTTTCGTCAATGCCAAATACAATGCCTCTTTTTTTCAGTTCATCCAATATGTCTTCCCGGGAAAATTTCATATGCTGGGCACTGCCTGAAATGCATACAAACGCTTTCATGTCATTTTCGGCGATAACCACGTCAATGCTCGGCTTGTCAACGCCAGCCACGATGACGTCGTTTCCCGTAACGGAGATCGCTTTGTTTATGGCCGCATCGTCAATGTTTTTCGCGTCGAACTTTTTCAGCAGTTCTTTTACTGCCTTGACCGTTACCATGTTGTCCGCGTTTTTTTCAGTTACGTTCAGATATATGGATTCACCGCGGACTTCGAGGGAAAAACAGCCCGTTTCGTTGTCAATAGTTTCTTTCGGAGCAATTGCCACGCAAACATCCCTCCCGTTCACAATAGAGCTTCTTTTATGTCAGTAAGGGCATTTCTCAGCCTGAATATACCTTTCGTATGAAGCTGTGAAATTCGGGCTTCCGACAGTGTCATCACCGCGCTTATTTCCTTCAGCGTCAGCCCTTCATAATAATAAAGGGACATTACCAAGCGTTCCCGCCCCGGCAACCGCTCAATGGCCTGCGTCAGCAACTCTTTTACCTCCGTCCGCTCGAAATCGTCGGTAAGGTTGCCGACGCCGCCCCGCCCGCTTTCTTCCGTTTGGGAAAATTCTTCCAGCGGGATGACCGTAACAACTTGAATTTCCGACAGCAATGTTTGCAATTGTTCCTCGGACATGGACAGCTCCCTGGCTATCTCCTTGTCGGTCGCGGAACGCCCCAGCCGTCCTTCGAGCGTCTGCAGCGCGTTTTGGTATTGTTTGGCTTTCTGGCGGACAGAGGCCGGTATCCAGTCTTGTACGCGCAAAGCGTCCAAAATTGCCCCTCTGATCCTGACCGTGGCGTATGTCTCAAACTTTACGCCCCGCTCCGCGTCATAACGCTCAATGGCTTGCAAAAGGCCGATAAAGCCTGTGCTGAGAAAATCATCGCGATCGACGTAAGCGGGAAGGCTTATCCCCAACCGGCCGGCAACGATTCTAACCAAAGGCAAATAGTGCTCGGCAAGTTGATTGCGCAATTTCAGGCTGCGCGTCTGCGTATATTCTTTCCATGCGTCAAGAAGCAAGTTTTCATCTTTGAAAATCATGAATAGTTACCCCGCAAACGGTCATTCTGATTTTTTATCTGCCACTACTATTTTATCAAAAGAATCGTCATACGCATTGTCGCTGTTCATGTCGCCCGCAGCCGCGCCCTGCGATTCTTTCGCATCTTCGCCGCCAACGGCTTTTTCCTTTAATGCCGAAAAAGCCCCCAAATATTCTCTTTCCAAAAAATCCGCGAACAAAAAGCCAACGGCCGCAAATAGGACAAAAGAAAAGGCCATGCGCAAGATTACGGTCCACGTCCCGGAAATCCCCGCCGAAAACGCGAAAAAAACTGTAGACAAAGCGGCCAGCAAAGCTATGGCCAACATTACAAAAAGATTAAACTTATTAAATTTTAATCGTCTTACAATGTCTGCCTTCATCATTATATCTCTTTCTCGCCTTTGCTTATTGTCCGTATCCTAAATTTGCCTGTCTCCAACAAAAGCTCCACCGTCCTGCCGTAATTTTCCCCCGTATCGGAAGCGACTACGGGAATTCCCAGCTTTTTAAGCACGGCGCGGACGCTTTCCTCGTTGCGCTCGCCTATCTTCATTATGTCGGTTGCCTTGTTCAAAGCGAACATTTGCGCCCCGCCGGCGATTTTGGCTTGCAGCGACGCTTTGTGCGCCCCTTTGCCAAGCAATTCGTTCAAAAGCAGCGGCAGGCACTTGTCGGCAAATTTGGCCGGGTTTTCCGTTGGCTTGGACTGAGCGCTGTCCGGCAGCATGATATGGGCCAGCCCACCTATTTTTGTCCTTGTATCGTAAAGGGCTATCCCTATGCAGGAACCCAGCCCATAAGTAATAAGGGAATCAGGGGCGCTGCCTGATTTATAATCCGCCAGTCCGACTTTAATCAACTCGGGCATTATTCGCTCACCCCAATGGCAGCTAATATGGCGGCTAATGAACCTGGATCGGGAATAAGGAAAAAATGTCCGTTTATGCCGTCGTCATCAGTTTTAAAGACGGTTTCGATTACCAGAGCGTGATCTCCCATCTGCCCCAACTGTACGAGCACGATACTTAGAAGCGCCGCCGCCATGTCCATGGCAAGAGCCGGAATCGACGGCAAAAGCGTAAGTTTGGTGAAATAGGACAAGGCGTTAAGGTATGCGCTCGCCAAAATGTTGCCTATTTCCATGAGCGCGGATTCGTCCATTACGGTAAAGGTGTAATCTTGTGATTTTTCACGCCCCATGAGCATGTTTACCAGATCAAACGCGCTATTGATCGGCATTATGAACAGTATGCTGCCCGGCGCTTGCCCAAACACCCTAAGATAAACGCCGGCGACCATATTGTCCGGCCCGCCTACTATGTCGGGCACGTCGCCGAGCGGCAAGATCGACACTTCCGGCACGGTCATGTCGATACGTTTATTTATAATCTGCGACAAAGCCGTTGCGGCGTTGCCGGCGCCGACATTGCCGATTTCCTTCAGCGCATCAAGCTGCGCCGGAGTAAGTTCCAACACATCATCGCTCATAAAACAAAGTCACTCTCCTTAAAATGGCAACACGCAAAACAAGGCCGCCCCCTCCTCGCGGGCAAGCCGCGAAAACCGGCAAATCCGCGTATTTGCCTTTTCCGCCGTCCGCCGTACTTGTCAATATCTGCGGCCGAAACATCTGCCGGGGATGCCAAGGTCATGCCAGCCCCACTATTTCTTTTACGCTCAGCATGATGAGCAACCGGTTGTTGTGTTTGCCAACGCCGACGACAAACCTGTTTTCAACGTTGGTGTCAATGCTGCTGGGCGGTTCTATGTCCGCTTTGTCAATAATTGACACTTCCGAGACGGCGTCTACCGTAACCCCGAAGGAAATATCGTCAACACTCAATATGATTATCCTGCTGTCTTCAGTTTTTGCGGTACTGGGAAGGCTAAGGCGCTTTTTCAGGTCAATTACCGGCAACACGCTCCCGCGCAGATTCATCACGCCCAAATAATATTCCGGCGTTTTGGGCACTCGCGTGATGGCCAGCATTTTCCTGATTTCGCTGACATGCCCTATGTCAATGGCATACTCTTCCATTGCCAGCTTGAATACCACCAATTGTATCTCTTCACGTACACGCGTTTCGTCGCTATTTTTAGCCAAACTTCTATTTTCGCTCATCTTATCGCCTCCGTCATTTCTAAGAATCTAAGAAGTCTGCATTACCGTCGCTATGTCAAGGATAAGCGCGACGCTTCCGTCGCCTAAAACGGTAGCGCCGGCGATAACGCTTATATTTGTCATAAGTTTGCCCAGGGATTTTATGACTATGTCATGCTGCCCAACGAGCGTATCGACGATTATGCCGGCTTTCTGCTCGCCCATGTGGACGATCACGATGTACAGCTCTTCCGCCGCCGGCTTCGCCTCCTCCGCCGACACGTTCAAAGTACGGTTCAACCTGATGATAGGGATTATCTGCCCGCGCAGCAAGAATACCTCCTTGTTTTGCACGGTGGAAATGTCGGTGGGCACAATGTTGATCGTGCTGTCAATCGACCCGAGCGGTATGGCGTAAGTTTCATCGGCTACTTTTATCAGGAGCGCCTGGATGATGGCCAAGGTAAGCGGCAAACGTATTTTGAACTTGCTGCCGGCTCCAAGTTTTGTTTCCACGTCAACATTGCCGCCCAAAGCTTCGATCTTTGTCCTGACCACATCCATGCCTACGCCGCGCCCGGATATGTCGGTCACGACAGAGGCGGTGGAAAATCCCGGCGCGAAAATTATCTTTATCGCTTCGTTGTCATCCATCTTGTCGGATTCCTGCTGGGTTATGACGCCTTTTTCCACTGCCTTGCGCTTGATAAAGGCCGGGTCAATGCCTTTGCCGTCGTCTTCTATGTCGATGACTACGTTATTGCCTTCGTGCGATGCTATGAGCTTGACGTTGCCGGTAGGTTTTTTCCCGGCCGCCCGCCGTTCTTCCGCGCTTTCTATGCCGTGGTCAAGGGAGTTTCTCAATATGTGCATTAAGGGATCGCCGATCTCGTCTATGACCGTCCGGTCAAGTTCGGTTTCCTCGCCTTCAATTATCAGGTTGATTTCCTTGTTGAGCTCCCGGGAAATGTCCCTGACCATGCGCGGAAACCGATTGAACACCTGGCTGATCGGCACCATCCGTATCTTCATGACAATTGTCTGCAGTTCGGTCGTAACCCGATCCATTTGCTCAATAGTTTCCACCAGGTCAGGCAGCCTGTGCATTATGCCAATTTGCGCAAGCCTGGTTTTGTTGATGACTATTTCCCCGACGATGTTTAAAAGCGTGTCAAGTTTGTCAATGTCCACGCGCACGGACTGCACGCTTTTCACTTTATGGTCTTCGGCCTTTTTCGCGGCCGGGGCGTCGTGCTTTTCCGCGGCGCCCGCCGTGGGCGAGGACGCTTTGCGCGCCGCGTCTTCGGTTAAAGCGCCGGCGGCAAAGTCCGGCAGTTTATTAATTTCAACGCTGACGATTTCCGAAATGCCAAGCAGCCTGTCCTTCATTCCGTCTATATCTTTGCCCGATAAAAGCACTACGTCAAAACTTAGCCCAAAACGCTCCTTCTCCAGGTCTTCGGCGGACGGGACGGTTTTAATGACTTCGCCGAAATCTTCAAGGCTGGTCATTACCATATAAACGCGAGCCGCTTTGAGCATGCATTTTTCGTCCAAAGCAATCTTTATGTGCAGTCCGGCAAGCC is drawn from Acidaminococcales bacterium and contains these coding sequences:
- a CDS encoding FapA family protein gives rise to the protein MAIAPKETIDNETGCFSLEVRGESIYLNVTEKNADNMVTVKAVKELLKKFDAKNIDDAAINKAISVTGNDVIVAGVDKPSIDVVIAENDMKAFVCISGSAQHMKFSREDILDELKKRGIVFGIDEKAAEQALANPGKQFLIAVGKDSVNGHDAQIIFKQQVNDEKGKPKAISGGRVDYKDLDLFTAVAEREVIAEKIPFKKGEDGSTVKGRILKSVAGKDRKMNVGKNIAVEGNLFVAKTAGHLVINKDRMEVLPVLEIKSDIDLSTGNITFPGNVLIKGNVQQGFFVKAQGNVRINGSIFGGTVEGKTIEVKHGIQSANDSYVKAEESITAKFVENAVLYAGGDIKITDTILHSKVSSGRKVLVTGSKGLIAGGRVTAGEEVDSKNIGTQMAPPTIVEVGINPALKEEYVRLKESYRETLSKQESIKKSLLLIKPDDSAVVPESRQELYMKMTKANFSLLGSINEMKERLVGIEEDFSKLSIGKIKCSGLVYPGVKLIINNVVYPVRDILQFSLFYLDDNEVKFAPYNQ
- a CDS encoding chemotaxis protein CheA gives rise to the protein MDVNQYMGMFMEESREHLQALNKSLLDLENDAGNISVLGEIFRSAHTLKGMSATMGFTVIAELTHEMENVLDLLRKETLKCDENIIDLLFRCVDTLERLVESAGNGEKGEDVSALVQELKKITPKGGAAPAKTAAAAKPDAPAPDMETVAIELSDIDKDIIAAAQGQGLAGLHIKIALDEKCMLKAARVYMVMTSLEDFGEVIKTVPSAEDLEKERFGLSFDVVLLSGKDIDGMKDRLLGISEIVSVEINKLPDFAAGALTEDAARKASSPTAGAAEKHDAPAAKKAEDHKVKSVQSVRVDIDKLDTLLNIVGEIVINKTRLAQIGIMHRLPDLVETIEQMDRVTTELQTIVMKIRMVPISQVFNRFPRMVRDISRELNKEINLIIEGEETELDRTVIDEIGDPLMHILRNSLDHGIESAEERRAAGKKPTGNVKLIASHEGNNVVIDIEDDGKGIDPAFIKRKAVEKGVITQQESDKMDDNEAIKIIFAPGFSTASVVTDISGRGVGMDVVRTKIEALGGNVDVETKLGAGSKFKIRLPLTLAIIQALLIKVADETYAIPLGSIDSTINIVPTDISTVQNKEVFLLRGQIIPIIRLNRTLNVSAEEAKPAAEELYIVIVHMGEQKAGIIVDTLVGQHDIVIKSLGKLMTNISVIAGATVLGDGSVALILDIATVMQTS
- a CDS encoding chemotaxis protein CheD (catalyzes the conversion of glutamine residues to glutamate on methyl-accepting chemotaxis receptors) — translated: MPELIKVGLADYKSGSAPDSLITYGLGSCIGIALYDTRTKIGGLAHIMLPDSAQSKPTENPAKFADKCLPLLLNELLGKGAHKASLQAKIAGGAQMFALNKATDIMKIGERNEESVRAVLKKLGIPVVASDTGENYGRTVELLLETGKFRIRTISKGEKEI
- a CDS encoding chemotaxis protein CheC, giving the protein MSDDVLELTPAQLDALKEIGNVGAGNAATALSQIINKRIDMTVPEVSILPLGDVPDIVGGPDNMVAGVYLRVFGQAPGSILFIMPINSAFDLVNMLMGREKSQDYTFTVMDESALMEIGNILASAYLNALSYFTKLTLLPSIPALAMDMAAALLSIVLVQLGQMGDHALVIETVFKTDDDGINGHFFLIPDPGSLAAILAAIGVSE
- a CDS encoding FliA/WhiG family RNA polymerase sigma factor codes for the protein MIFKDENLLLDAWKEYTQTRSLKLRNQLAEHYLPLVRIVAGRLGISLPAYVDRDDFLSTGFIGLLQAIERYDAERGVKFETYATVRIRGAILDALRVQDWIPASVRQKAKQYQNALQTLEGRLGRSATDKEIARELSMSEEQLQTLLSEIQVVTVIPLEEFSQTEESGRGGVGNLTDDFERTEVKELLTQAIERLPGRERLVMSLYYYEGLTLKEISAVMTLSEARISQLHTKGIFRLRNALTDIKEALL
- a CDS encoding chemotaxis protein CheW — encoded protein: MSENRSLAKNSDETRVREEIQLVVFKLAMEEYAIDIGHVSEIRKMLAITRVPKTPEYYLGVMNLRGSVLPVIDLKKRLSLPSTAKTEDSRIIILSVDDISFGVTVDAVSEVSIIDKADIEPPSSIDTNVENRFVVGVGKHNNRLLIMLSVKEIVGLA